Within Pseudomonas sp. LBUM920, the genomic segment AATTTACCCAGCGCAGCGGCACATTGCTGCTGCGCCAGACCAAACAATGATGAGGCCCGCATGAGTGACATCCTCGCAGACAGCTTAGATGGCGTAGAACGCCGGTCGCTGGCTGACTTCACCGAAAATGCCTACCTCAACTACTCCATGTACGTGATCATGGACCGTGCCTTGCCGCATATCGGCGACGGCCTGAAACCGGTACAACGGCGCATCATCTACGCCATGAGTGAGTTGGGGCTGGACGCTGATTCCAAGCACAAGAAGTCGGCGCGTACCGTCGGTGACGTGCTCGGCAAGTTCCACCCACACGGCGACTCGGCGTGCTACGAAGCCATGGTGCTGATGGCCCAGCCGTTCAGCTACCGCTACACGCTGGTAGACGGCCAGGGTAACTGGGGTGCGCCGGATGATCCCAAGTCCTTCGCCGCCATGCGATACACCGAGGCACGCCTGTCGCGTTACTCCGAAGTGCTGCTCAGCGAGTTGGGCCAGGGTACCGCGAACTGGGGCCCGAACTTCGACGGTACCCTGGACGAACCCTTGGTGTTGCCGGCCCGTTTGCCGAATATCCTGCTCAATGGCACCACCGGCATCGCGGTCGGCATGGCCACCGACGTGCCGCCGCATAACCTGCGCGAAGTGGCCACCGCCTGCGTACGCTTGCTGGATGAACCCAAGGCCACGGTCGAGCAGCTCTGCGAACATATCCAGGGCCCGGACTACCCGACCGAAGCGGAAATCATCACGCCGCGCGCCGACTTGTTGAAGATGTACGAAACCGGCAAGGGCTCGGTGCGCATGCGCGCCGTGTACCACATCGAAGACGGCGACATTATTGTCACCGCGCTGCCGCACCAGGTGTCCGGCGCCAAGGTGCTGGAACAGATCGCCGCGCTGATGCAGGCCAAACCGTCGAAACTGCCGCAAGTCGCTGACCTGCGTGACGAGTCCGACCACGAGAACCCATGCCGCATCGTGATCATCCCGACCAACAGCCGGGTCGACCACGAAGTGCTGATGCAGCACCTGTTTGCCAGTACCGACTTGGAGTCGAGCTACCGGGTCAACGTCAACATCATCGGCCTGGATGGCAAGCCGCAGCTGAAAAACCTGCGCAACTTGCTGGTGGAGTGGCTGGAGTTCCGCATACAAACCGTGCGCCGCCGCCTGCAATTTCGCCTCGACAAGGTCGAGCGTCGCTTGCACCTGTTGGACGGCTTGCTGATTGCTTATCTCAACCTGGACGAAGTGATCCATATCATTCGTACCGCCGAGCACCCGAAAGCCGAGCTGATCGCGCGCTTCGAGCTGAGCGAGATCCAGGCCGACTACATTCTCGACACCCGCCTGCGTCAGTTGGCGCGCCTGGAAGAGATGAAGTTGCGCGACGAGCAGGATGCATTGCTCAAGGAACAAGCCAAGCTGCAAGCGCTGCTGGGCAGCGAAGCCAAGCTCAAGAAGCTGGTGCGCAGCGAACTGATCAAAGATGCCGAAACCTATGGTGATGACCGTCGCTCGCCAATCGTCGAGCGCGCAGAAGCGAAAGCTCTGACAGAAACCGAGCTGTTGCCTAACGAGAAAATTACCGTCGTTCTGTCGGAAAAGGGTTGGGTTCGCTCCGCCAAAGGGCATGATATTGACGCTACCGGCCTCTCGTACAAGGCCGGTGATGGCTTCAAGACCGCGGCTGCCGGGCGTTCCAACCAATTTGCAGTGTTTATCGATTCCACCGGGCGCAGTTACTCGGTGCCGGCGCACACGTTGCCTTCAGCGCGTGGCCAGGGCGAGCCGCTGACCGGGCGACTCACACCGCCACCGGGGGCGAGTTTCGAATGCGTGCTGCTGCCCGATGATGATTCGCTGTATGTGATCGCGTCCGACGCGGGTTACGGTTTTGTGGTCAAGGGTGAAGACCTGCAGGCCAAGAACAAGGCGGGCAAGGCGTTGTTGAGCTTGCCCAACAACGCCAAGGTGATCCTGCCGCGCACAGTGGAAGACCGCGAGAGCAACTGGCTGGCGTCGGTGACCACCGAAGGGCGTCTGCTGGTGTTCAAGATCAGTGACTTGCCGCAGCTGGGTAAAGGCAAGGGCAACAAGATTATTGGGATTCCCGGGGAGCGGGTGGCCAGTCGCGAAGAGTACGTGACCGACATTGCAGTGATCCCGGAAGGCTCAACCCTGGTACTTCAGGCTGGCAAACGCACGCTGTCGCTGCGTGCTGACGACCTGGAACATTACAAGGGTGAGCGTGGGCGGCGCGGTAACAAACTGCCGCGGGGCTTCCAGCGAGTGGATGCTTTGTTGGTCGAAACGCCGGTTTAAGGCGTATTAGAGCCCTCGATCTACGATTTAACGCGTAGATCGACGCTTTCGCGCTGGAGTCATGGCGCATATTCACGGATGATATGGCCTTTCCAGCGCCGGCGTGGCCGAGCGTGTTTAGGGTATTTTTAGTATTACATTGTGGTTCGCCTTGTGGCAGCCACCTGGATGGGATGATGACTGCTCCACGCCTTCCTTTATTTTTGATGCTCGCTGGCCTTTTGGGGCTGGCGGGTTGCAGCACGCACCAGCCGGTGTCGCTGTACCAGCTGGACAGCGGAAGTCCAGCTCAGCCAGCGCAAACCGCTGGCATGGCCGTATTGCTTGGCCCGGTAGTCGTTGCCGATTACCTGCAACGCGAAACCCTGCTGCAACGTCAGAACGACGGCAGCCTGCAAGGTTCCACTGACGGCCGTTGGGCGGGCAGTTTGTCGTCCGACATCAACCAGTTGATGTTGCGCCAAGTGGCCGGTCATCTGGACAGTCAGCGTGTGGTGCTTGCGCCTGCGCCAACCGGCTTTACTCCGGATGTGCAGGTGTTGCTGACCATTACGCGGCTTGACTCGGGCGCCTCGCAGCCGGCCATCCTCGACGCGCAGTGGCGTCTGATCGACCGCCGTGGCCAGGTGCGCGATAACCGCATCGTGCATTTGCAGGAAGAACACAGCGGCACCACCGCGTCCCAGGTCCAGGCCCAGGGCGTGTTGTTGCAGCATCTGGCGCAGCAGTTGTCGGTGGCGCTCAAGCCATTGGCCAACCAGCCGCCGGTTGCCGAGGCACCGCGCAAGCAAGCCCCGGCTCAGGCCAAGCCCGCAGCGCCGGAAAAGCCGAAGATGCCGATGGCTACGCCGATTCGTACGGACATGGAAGTGTTCAGGTTCTGATCTGAATCGCAGACAAACAAAAAGGCCCGCTTATTCAGCGGGCCTTTTTTGTTTGTCCGGGATTTGAGTTGCGCTGCAGATTAATGTGGGAGCGGGCTTGCCCGCGAATGCGTTGGATCAGTCGATAAGCCTGGCCACTGACACGCCGCCTTCGCGAGCAAGCCCGCTCCCACACAAGCCCACTGCTCAGTGGGCTGGGCGGTGTCTTCAGGACTTGGTACGGGTCTCATGCATCCGCGCCAACTGCCGCTCCAGCATCGACGGATACGGCTCCATCAAGCGTTCCACACAGCTGGCGCCTTCAGGGCTGGCAATCGGGCGGATACGCGCGCGTTGGCGAATCAACGCGTCTTCGCTGATCTTGCGCTCCACCAGCAGCAGGTTGCGGCTGTGTTGCGACAAGGCCAGCGCATCCTGGGCGATTTCAGTCAGCAGCAGGTCGATCTGGCTCATGCCAAACAGATCATCGCCCACGGTCAAACCAAGCTGCAGCTGCAAGGTGATGCCGCTGTCGGCCACTTCGATCTGCAGGGCATGGCCGAGGGCGCGCAACAACTCGCCGCAGCAAATGGCGTTGGTCAGGTAATCTTCGCCGCTGTCTTCGCTGTGGAACAGCATCAGCGTGCTGCCGTCGTTCAGGGTGTGCAGTTCGCTCTGATACAGCGAGGCGGCCTGGTCCAGGCAGTCGCGGTAGCGTTCCAGCAATTCCGTCAGGCGGGCGCGGGGCAGGCGGCGCAGTTGGTCCTGGGCGCCCAGTTGCACGGCTAATACGGCGCTGTGCTGAGGCTCGGTGTTCTTCACCGGCGCAGGCTTAGGCACGACGGCCGCGGTGGCGGCCGAGGTATCGCGCAGGTCGGAGAACGGGTCTTCGTCATCCAGTTCATCTTCCTCCGCCTTGATGACCTGGCGGGGCGCGGGCTTGAGGCCTGCCACCGGCGCACTTTCGTCAAAGCCTGGATCACGCAGGTCGCGCACTTCAAACTCGGGTTCGTCGTCGTAATCGGTGTCGTCGTACTCGGGTTCTGGCTCGACCTCGGGCACTACCGGCTCGGGTGCGAAGCTGGCGTGAAGCTGGCGGGCGAGGTCGCCGATCTCATCCTGGCGATCAGTGGCCGGGGTGTGTTCGTCAATATCGCGCAGCCAGATGCGCAGCTGCATCAGCGGCGTGGAGATATGCCGCCCCAGGCGCAAGCTCAAGGCCAGGGCCAATGCCAACAGGATCGCGCTGAGGATGCCCATGCTTTGCAGGCTGATGGTCATCGGCTGCTGGAATTGCTGCATGTCCAGGCTGATGCGCAGTTGGCCGGCCTTCACATCCTGAAACGTGATGTTGCTCGAATACAAACCTTCGGCTTCACCCAGCAGGCCGTTTTTCGGGCGTTGCCCGGCTTCGGCCATGATCCGGTTGTCCACGCTGTAAATCGCGGCGTGGGCCACCAACGGGTTCTTGGTCAGGTTGTTGAGCAGCACGTTGAGGCTGAGAATGTCGTTGGACACCAGCAGCTCAGTCGCCGACGTGGCGGTTTGAGTGGTCAGGCTCTCGCCCAGGGCGTCGGCTTGCTCGTGCATGGCCTGCTTGAACTGCAAGCCCATCACGCAGGCATAGATCACCAGGGCCAGAGCGACCAGGATCACGTTATGGCTGGCGATGCGTAATGCGATCGGTACACGGCGGTGGCGCAGTGCCCGGAAGATCAGCAGGAAGAAGTTATCGGTTTTTACTGGCGTAGGCCGGTTCACTTGAGCTCGGCTCTTTAGTCCGTGAAGTTGACGCGCAGTATAGCGACAGGCCTGGGACCGGCAAAGCGCTGGCTGTGCCCGATGGTCACTGAAAGTGGGTAGAATGCGGTTTTTTTCCAGCCTGGGGGTGCGCTTTGCGCGAAATTGTCCTGATAAACATCACAGGTGTTGACCGACCGGGTCTCACCGCAGCCATTACCGGTGTGCTGGCCCAGGGTGGTGTGAACATTCTCGACATCGGCCAGGCGGTGATCCACGACACCCTCTCGTTCGGCATCCTCGTGGAAATCCCGAGTACCGAACAGGCTTCTTCGGTGCTCAAGGACATCCTGTTTACGGCGTATAAGCTCGATCAGCAGGTGCGTTTCACGCCGGTGTCCGAAGTCGATTACCAGCATTGGGTGGAAGGCCAGGGCAAAAAACGCCACATCGTCACGCTGCTGACTCGCAAAGTTACCGCCGAGCAATTGCAGCGCGTCAGCTCGATTACCGCCCAGTACGGTTTGAATATTGATCATATCGACCGTTTGTCGGGTCGCATGCCGCTTGATACGCCAGCCGACAAGGGCAAGGGCTGCATCGAGTTTTCCGTGCGCGGCGAACCGGCGGATCCGCAAGCCCTGCGCGCCGAGTTCTTGAGCGTGGCTCAAGAGCTGAATGTTGACATCGCCTTCCAGGAAGACTCGCTGTTCCGCCGCAACCGCCGCCTGGCGGTGTTCGACATGGACTCCACGCTGATTGAAGCCGAAGTCATCGACGAGCTGGCCAAGGCTGCCGGTGTCGGCGAGCAAGTGTCTGAAATTACCGAGCGCGCCATGGCCGGTGAGCTGGATTTCCGTGCCAGCTTCAAGGAGCGCCTGGCGCTGCTCAAAGGCCTGGATGTGAGCGTGCTGGACTCGATCGGCGCCTCGTTGCGCCTGACCGAAGGCGCCGAAACCCTGTTCGCCGAGCTCAAGCGCCTGGGCTACAAGACCGCGATTCTATCGGGCGGGTTTACCTACTTCGCCAAGCAACTGCAGGCCAAGCTGGGCATCGATTATGTGTTCGCCAACGAGCTGGAAGTGGTGGATGGCAAGGTGACGGGCGTGGCGGTGGAGCCGATTGTCGACGCGCAGCGCAAAGCGGATTTGCTGAGGGAATTGGCGCATAAGGAAGGTTTGCGTCTGGAACAGACCATTGCGGTCGGTGACGGCGCCAATGACTTGCCGATGCTCGCAATTGCCGGGTTGGGTGTGGCGTTCCGCGCCAAGCCACTGGTCAAGCAATCGGCCAAGCAGGCGATCTCGACGTTGGGGCTGGATGGCGTGTTGTACCTGCTGGGCTTGCGCGACCGCGACGGTCAGTTGTAACTGGCAAAACGCAGTTGAAAATGTGGGAGGGGGCTTGCCCCCGATTGCGATGAGTCAGTCACCCGATGAGGTGACTGAAACACAGCTTTCGGGGGGCAAGCCCCCTCCCATATTGGGTTTGGTGTCAGGCTTTAGGAGCGGCGATGCCCTGGCCCATCTGTACCGGCGTGCCCGCCACCAGTTCTTCGGCCCACTTAACCTGGTCCGGCCCGAACAGCACAATTGCAGTCGAACCCAGCTTGAAACGGCCCAGTTCTGCGCCTTTCTCCAAGTGAATCGGTGCGCGTGCAGCCTCGTCGTAGCGGAAGGTTTTCAGCTCGCGTTTTGGCGGCGTCACCAGCCCGGCCCATACGGTTTCAATCGACGCGACGATCATCGCACCCACCAACACCACCGCCATCGGGCCGCGTTCGGTGTCGAACAGGCAGACAACACGTTCGTTACGGGCAAACAGCTCAGGCACGTTTTCGGCGGTGGTCTGGTTGACCGAGAAAATTCGACCTGGCACGTAGACCATCTCGCGAAGCGTACCGGCCAGCGGCATATGCACGCGGTGGTAGTCCTTGGGCGAC encodes:
- the parC gene encoding DNA topoisomerase IV subunit A — encoded protein: MSDILADSLDGVERRSLADFTENAYLNYSMYVIMDRALPHIGDGLKPVQRRIIYAMSELGLDADSKHKKSARTVGDVLGKFHPHGDSACYEAMVLMAQPFSYRYTLVDGQGNWGAPDDPKSFAAMRYTEARLSRYSEVLLSELGQGTANWGPNFDGTLDEPLVLPARLPNILLNGTTGIAVGMATDVPPHNLREVATACVRLLDEPKATVEQLCEHIQGPDYPTEAEIITPRADLLKMYETGKGSVRMRAVYHIEDGDIIVTALPHQVSGAKVLEQIAALMQAKPSKLPQVADLRDESDHENPCRIVIIPTNSRVDHEVLMQHLFASTDLESSYRVNVNIIGLDGKPQLKNLRNLLVEWLEFRIQTVRRRLQFRLDKVERRLHLLDGLLIAYLNLDEVIHIIRTAEHPKAELIARFELSEIQADYILDTRLRQLARLEEMKLRDEQDALLKEQAKLQALLGSEAKLKKLVRSELIKDAETYGDDRRSPIVERAEAKALTETELLPNEKITVVLSEKGWVRSAKGHDIDATGLSYKAGDGFKTAAAGRSNQFAVFIDSTGRSYSVPAHTLPSARGQGEPLTGRLTPPPGASFECVLLPDDDSLYVIASDAGYGFVVKGEDLQAKNKAGKALLSLPNNAKVILPRTVEDRESNWLASVTTEGRLLVFKISDLPQLGKGKGNKIIGIPGERVASREEYVTDIAVIPEGSTLVLQAGKRTLSLRADDLEHYKGERGRRGNKLPRGFQRVDALLVETPV
- a CDS encoding membrane integrity-associated transporter subunit PqiC, whose product is MTAPRLPLFLMLAGLLGLAGCSTHQPVSLYQLDSGSPAQPAQTAGMAVLLGPVVVADYLQRETLLQRQNDGSLQGSTDGRWAGSLSSDINQLMLRQVAGHLDSQRVVLAPAPTGFTPDVQVLLTITRLDSGASQPAILDAQWRLIDRRGQVRDNRIVHLQEEHSGTTASQVQAQGVLLQHLAQQLSVALKPLANQPPVAEAPRKQAPAQAKPAAPEKPKMPMATPIRTDMEVFRF
- a CDS encoding AhpA/YtjB family protein, which codes for MNRPTPVKTDNFFLLIFRALRHRRVPIALRIASHNVILVALALVIYACVMGLQFKQAMHEQADALGESLTTQTATSATELLVSNDILSLNVLLNNLTKNPLVAHAAIYSVDNRIMAEAGQRPKNGLLGEAEGLYSSNITFQDVKAGQLRISLDMQQFQQPMTISLQSMGILSAILLALALALSLRLGRHISTPLMQLRIWLRDIDEHTPATDRQDEIGDLARQLHASFAPEPVVPEVEPEPEYDDTDYDDEPEFEVRDLRDPGFDESAPVAGLKPAPRQVIKAEEDELDDEDPFSDLRDTSAATAAVVPKPAPVKNTEPQHSAVLAVQLGAQDQLRRLPRARLTELLERYRDCLDQAASLYQSELHTLNDGSTLMLFHSEDSGEDYLTNAICCGELLRALGHALQIEVADSGITLQLQLGLTVGDDLFGMSQIDLLLTEIAQDALALSQHSRNLLLVERKISEDALIRQRARIRPIASPEGASCVERLMEPYPSMLERQLARMHETRTKS
- the serB gene encoding phosphoserine phosphatase SerB → MREIVLINITGVDRPGLTAAITGVLAQGGVNILDIGQAVIHDTLSFGILVEIPSTEQASSVLKDILFTAYKLDQQVRFTPVSEVDYQHWVEGQGKKRHIVTLLTRKVTAEQLQRVSSITAQYGLNIDHIDRLSGRMPLDTPADKGKGCIEFSVRGEPADPQALRAEFLSVAQELNVDIAFQEDSLFRRNRRLAVFDMDSTLIEAEVIDELAKAAGVGEQVSEITERAMAGELDFRASFKERLALLKGLDVSVLDSIGASLRLTEGAETLFAELKRLGYKTAILSGGFTYFAKQLQAKLGIDYVFANELEVVDGKVTGVAVEPIVDAQRKADLLRELAHKEGLRLEQTIAVGDGANDLPMLAIAGLGVAFRAKPLVKQSAKQAISTLGLDGVLYLLGLRDRDGQL
- the asd gene encoding archaetidylserine decarboxylase (Phosphatidylserine decarboxylase is synthesized as a single chain precursor. Generation of the pyruvoyl active site from a Ser is coupled to cleavage of a Gly-Ser bond between the larger (beta) and smaller (alpha chains). It is an integral membrane protein.); its protein translation is MKKQLFILSQYLLPHHLLSRLAGCIAECRVRWFKNAFTAWFAKRYQVDMSQALVEDLTAYEHFNAFFTRALKDGARPLDQTPGAVLSPADGAVSQLGPIEHGRVFQAKGHSFSVLELLGGDAALAAPFMGGDFATIYLSPKDYHRVHMPLAGTLREMVYVPGRIFSVNQTTAENVPELFARNERVVCLFDTERGPMAVVLVGAMIVASIETVWAGLVTPPKRELKTFRYDEAARAPIHLEKGAELGRFKLGSTAIVLFGPDQVKWAEELVAGTPVQMGQGIAAPKA